The DNA window AactttgtgggatttcaatgggtatgttgttgtatctTTATTCGGAAGAATCGAGCATCAAcctaaattaaaagagaaacaGGCCCAATGTAGTAAAGGTATAGTTGATTGACATACATATATGGCTCATTGTTTGCATATAAGATATTGATACCTGCAACTGACAATTTAACTACACATTTTAGCCCAAGAGGCCTTAATTTGAACAAGAATAGACTATTGGCAAGCAGAGATCAGAGAGATTTGTTGATCTGCACGCCGCCAGTCCCCTAATGTACATGGGTTTTAGGTATCTCAAAGTGCTCATATGTATAATTTGCAGAAAAAAAGTTGGAAGTCAAGTCCAATATGATGTGTTCCTAGTTTTTTTCAGTAGTATATATGTTACGTTTAATTTCTAACACGATGCCGATATTATAATTCTCATTGTCAATCCAATGATCGAATACTATATGAGTACtatttaaaaagtttttcaacTTAGTAATATTCAATACATCTGCATTCCAAGTAAATCGCAGCCAAGATTACAGGGACAAGATAAGATAAATACTAGTACTACTTTTAGTACTTTATTTATGTAAATAGTAGTAGAACACCTAGTATAAAACTTGTGCAAACAGAGTCAGTCACAGAGAGTACTAAAATTGGCAGAAAGTAGATAAAACAGATATAATGCTGATAGATAATTAATTcatgaaatatatatagtatatgatcattttagtgttttttttctaACACCTGGGGTATGGAACGCCGCAAGAGCGAGCGACTTTCTTGGCACCAGGAGAGTTGACATACTTCTTAAGAGTTGGGTTCTTGAGGTATTGGCAAAGACAAGGCTTTTGTTGCTTAATCTTGCTGCAGCAGAGTTTAGATGGTGGTGATGAGGATCTGATAGCACCTAGGCAAGGGCTCAGCTGAACTGGGCTACATGTTGCAGCAAGTGAGATGTGTGATTCAGCAAGAAGCATCAGCACTAGCATTGTCACAAGCACAAGTTTTGATTCTCTCTTCATTCTCAAGTGTTTGCTTAGTAAATGAGAAAGAGTTCGTTGATGGAGCACATTTGGGATGAGTTGCAGTTGGTTTAGCATTGGCTCAATTTATAGAGGAGGTATTGGTATAACAACCACAACAACATACAcagtgtaattccacaagtcGGGTCTGGAGAGGATGGTGTGTtagtagagagattgtttctgaAAGATATTCGATCGACTCAATGGTATACGTTTGAGTATTTAAGAAAAAGCTTTGGTTGAAGTAGTTGAGCATGATGTTTAATTACCTCAAACTATATATGATTACTAAGATTATGGTGTCCCACCAAATCCAAAAACCAAAGTCACTGGTTCATTCTCAGCTTCAACCAACACACGCGTGCAACCATGGTGCTTCTCCAAATATTGCCCTGCTTATTACCTACTTTCTATCTATGCATATTCAAAAGGGCGGAGCTAGTATTTAAACTTTATGAgttttaaattctaaaataGCGACATCAGGTAGTAactgaattttgaaattgattgttgcatatataataaaataaatacaagtaTAGATCAAAAGCTATTGAATTCAATCATTTCAGAAGAGAAGACTAATCTCACACGAATGTTCAATTTACCGCTACAAatatttacaccaaaaaagaCTGAATATTATGCCGTATTCTTACTGCTGGGGTGGAGCCAAACCGTATATGGGACGATTTTTGCGTCATACAGATTTactaataaataatttactttaaaaagtataatatatataagcCTTTTCTAATTATTGCAATTATTAAAAAATGCGCCACGCGCAACCTGCTTTCGGTTATGATAATTGCAATTATTAGTACACAATATTCTTGCATCAATGTttccattaattaattaatttcataacATGTTATTGGTAATCTTTCACCATAAATTGAAGTGTTAAACagtagaaaatgaaaatttctatttatttctttactttctctCACATGGATTTAGTTCTACTCTGtgattcaaaaatatttgtcatattttactttttaaaaatcaatcCAATTAATTCTCAAAGCTAAATACATTTAGcatatttcttaaaataaaagtttaaacattcaaaaactatataaaatttagatcaataggtaaaattaatttatcaaCATAGAGATTAATTAACGATTGAAATCATTGATTCATTCTTCTCAGGTGTGATTTTCCAAGCATCAAAATCATTGCCATCATAGCAATGAGTCAAATTGAGTATATGATAATCCTACATCAACTTTTAAGTTACTATACCATGCTTCTATCAAACTTTATCatactataacaaaaataacttttagcataataagtatatatattactctaacaaagagtgctaaaaCATTTACCGCTATTAGTTAATTGTTATTGAATTCAATTTTGCTATTGACTTTAGAAACATTTATAAAGAGTGTTAATAATcgctaaaatatattttttggacagtATCAAGACAAGTGTGAACAACATCTTGGTGGTGGTGGCACAATATAATAAGGGCATTAGCCAAGTAAGAAAAACCCAACTTTTGTTACTTATACCAACCCACTATAGGAACCCTTGAGTGGTAGGCCTATGCCATCAAATGCCAATAGATTTGTCAACTAGGGAAAAGGTGCACCTCATACTTTTAACATCTCCAGGGGGAGATTCCACAGGATGTTtaataacaaattaaagttcaagtaaataattatgtaatgaatttttatattatcaatGAATTTTAACCTTCGTAATTGCCTAAATTAGTTCCATGTTGACGTCATATATCTTGACTTTAATCTGCTGATTTTTCTTATCTAATAGGGAAAACGGCACTTTTAATCCCTGTGTTAAGGctatattcttattttagtcCTTGTGCTATCTAACTTAGCACTATTAACCTTCAATTCTATCAAGTGAGTGATTTTAATCCTTAAACTACCAGATCCAAAAAAATCAACAGAAAGTTCACTGATAAAAGGGACAATTTGGGTATTTCATTTTAATTCTCTCTCTTTAAAGAACAAGCTCAAGTCTTCCCTGTCTCTATCTTGAAGAACAAGCTCATCGATCTGAGcacattttcaaaaaaactaACTTGATAGGCATTGACCCTCACTCCCTCACACCGACGAACGATAGCTCATTTGAGCTACATCTGAACAAAACGCACCATATAGGCATAAGATTTCTCTCTTTGTTCGACGAACTTGAAGTCATCTAAGCTACATTTGGACAAAATTCACCTGGATCTACTGAAACATTAACAATGTATTTGTGATTCTTGGTATGTTGCTGCTCTTATTTATTTAACTCTCGTTGTCTCTTCTcgatttttcataattttgagCTAGGTTTTTCTATTCataaatgaagatttttttttattgaagcaTGCTGTTCAATTATATTGCTGCAACTTTTGGCCATTTCTAAGttactaaaataattcaaagaaAGTAAATTTATCATCCCTTTTTAATCCACTAAATGAATTGATCTCCCGATCACTACTTTCCATGTCCAAATGGCAAGATATATGTGTAGTTTTCAAAGCTATTTTTTCGTTTTAATCATTTGATTGAGACTTGCAGTTTAAAACAAgccttaaaaaattattactaatGAATTTCATAATCTTACATTTGTGTAATTGACTGCCAAAGCATTGGCAGAGAGTGGATTTGAACCACTTGCAAGCAGATTTTTACAACATATCCAATTGAGCAAGAAAACATTTGCTTGTTACCTTTCTACAATAACTTTTTATTTGTCATCTGCCAAAGTGACTTTTTGCAGTGATCGTCCCTATCTTTTAGAGCTCCATCTGGATATATAGGAGGCTTGGAGCTACTATAAGGTAATTGATGGAGTGGATTGCAACCAACTTTTAGAATGCAATTCCATGGCACATCCACACCAAATAGATCGAGACTTCTTCGTTGTGTAGAACTAGGTTATGCAgggaattttttaaaaagttttctaTCTCTCAAGCAATAACTTTTAAATACCCAAATTGCCCCTTTTAGCAGTGAACTCTCTGTTAATTTTTTGGATCTGTTAGTTGAGGGATTAAAATCACTCACTTGATATAATTGAAGGTTAATAGTGCTAAGGTAGATAACACAAGgactaaaataagaatatagCCTTAACACAGGGACTAAAAGTGCCGTTTCCTATCTAATAAATTCTAATATAAGAGAactaaaaatgtttttcacttCTAGTATATGGGTTTTAAGTAATCACCATAatcaattttgtatttatatcattttgaaTAAAGCTAGAATACGTCCAAATTTACCTTCTTTTTAACggaattaatttgaaattactcCCCATTATATTTTCAGATTgctaatatttttgttattaacaTATCGTCTCGTATATATATTAACACTTAATTGTGGCAAAGCTTCAGCATGAAATAGGGAGATATCCACTCAGTCAAAATATTAGcatatttcaaaaatcaaaatatttaagaaaaatagatttttttcatAAGAATCAATACATAAAAgcgtttatattattatatggtataaatataacaataatGTCAAGATGGCCGAGTTGGTCTAAGGCGCCAGTTTCAGGTACTGGTCCGAAAGGGCATGGGTTCGAATCCCATTCTTGACAAATCATTTTTCCCCTATTAAAaatcctttatatatatattttctaaactTTATAACAAAATTGATCTACCAATATTCTTAAactttttgataattaattcCAACATAATAAAGTGACCGGATCTAATCAAATTCATATCAAATATAATACCAAAAGAAATTCAACCATTTCAccatcaaattcaaatctttCCAATCATAATTTGTTCTAATTCATTATATTgctacttcaaaaaaaaataaaaaatcaatgcaACAATAATTTAAGGTATTCATATCAATaagacaacaattttttttcatcaaaaatatcAACATTCAATTCTTGAACATAAGCAATTTCTTGATCTTCTTCTTGCTATGACGACGACGTGCAAGCTTATTCGGAGAATCGATTATATCCATGTCTGAAACAGAAGAGTATTCTGGCAGAATTTTCTTCCCCGATCCACAACGACAAACTTCACATTTGACATGCTTCACAATCTTGTATGGTGTCTTAACACAATAACAAAAGATAGACAATGGACAACACACACATAATAAGCATAATGTACACGTAAACTCCGCCGCGTCATTGCAGCCGCAGCTGGTGGCTGATGCTGGTTCACTATGCCTAGGATTTGACATATATTGGATTTGGCAAAACAAGTTCGTGCTAGCTCTTCTAATCATCTGGTATATTAAcaaataggcataatacataaatgtgccctTTAACTTGACCGCATTTTATATTTATGCCCTCCAATTTTGGATGTggacaagtagacacttaaacttgtataaagttgaacaaataaacacacacgtcctacgtggcatcctacatgacaatttgtgTCCTGCCACATAGGACTCATGTGTCtctttgttcaactttattcaagtttaagtgtctacttgtgcacacccaaagttggaggacataaatataaaaaaaaaaaaaacatttttcagtaCTATAGTCGCTTAAGAAAGAAGCTTGGAATATATGTTGATTCCCTCCGGGTCTGGGCGATACATTCGAAGACTTTATCCAACTCAGTCAGATATAGCCATATaggtaaatataaaaaaatatgatttatagtattttcatgcttttattaaataaatgagtgtgtatatatattctgATGCATATCTAGTGAATTAACATATATACATCAAATTATACATGACATTTAGTTATAGATATACATTTGTATATATTCACTATGAAGGACTAGACAAACTTTTAGATATACGTATTTTGAAGAGTCGTTGTCGATGAAAGTTATGTATACAAATGATAAGAATATATACAGTGTAGCACATACATACAGTAATCCAACTctaaatacatatacatgttACAAATACAGGACATTATATTTCTTTATACACCCAACAATTTTTTAGTTTAACTAAATGTGTCTGATGTATGTATATCACCCAATGTatacaatgtataaatataacatataagAAAGTGATCTAACTTTGGATTCTGCTTCTTATTATTACGTTACTATTCTTTCTGAAGTGTATGCCTAATATAGAGTGATTTTAGGGGCAAAAATATTATGCTAAGTGTGTATTTTAGAAGAGAAATTGGCTACAAATGTCATTATTTGTAAGCTTAAGTTACCAAACAAAATATGGAGTTAAACATAGGGAGTTTTACACAtatctcatagtgttaagaACTAATTACATTATATCTCTACTCTtttccaaattacaaaaataccttaaatttgatgaaatcCGGGTACATCACAAAACGTGCGTCTCAATTTCGGATGCCTCCCTTAATGTCTCGATACATTGCATTTTGATTTCAGATACATCATTAATGTCGCAATATATCACGTACGTCTTATTCATCGTGTACGTCTCAATACATCGCATGAAATGATGTTTCCGAAAAATAGGATAGAATAGAGATTAATGTCAGttctatatataaattttaggcttaagtcatatgcggccccttaaagttgtccgcataattcacttagacacctcaactaagatttgtacctattgaacacctatatgcactacaacaaatatgatatatagctaCAAAATTATTAGCTACGATATCAAATTTGTCACTAATTGTTCtcttttagtgacaaaatttaCTTTTCGTGCGTAAATATACGAGAcacatacttttagtgacgaaacaaAAAAATCGTAGCAAAGTTTCAACTACTAAAGTTTCCCACGAAAAAATTAATTGGCGCCATTTGTTAAGTAGAGTTAGTCACGAATTTAAAGTTATCGGTGACAcattatttcgtcactaataatgtatctaattcatgacaaattattttgtcttaaaatttattgatttttttacccaaaaaaatttcatctaaaaaaatatgttgttacaatatcgACAAATTAGAATTCGTAGTTAACTATTATAAGTTTTAGCTATAAgaatttaactttaattatgatatttattttcgtcactaatagtataaataattggtgacaaagattttattgtctctaaACAATCTATGATTCagtgacaacaaaaaaattgtcacaaaatatgtaaggtgttaaatagcgacgacttaaaatttgtagtgaataattcaactatttgctacgaaaaaaattcatagctaaATACAGTTTTTTTTTCCTACAATTATTCGTGACaacttacaaaaagaataatataagtgCTTCATAAGAAATAACAGAGTCCTTTCGTTAATTGGcgaggaaaaatattaaaaccaacGAATTCGATccattttgtaaaaatgaaaaagttcaattcatgaattttcttaaattgCACAATTATGcatcatttcaaaaatacaatccAGGTTATAAGTATCGAGAGTGGGGTACGATTCTGCCGCTAGATCACTAATATTTGTTGGTTTaacacttttgtttttttatttgatacactttcatcgataaagacgatagaaaaaataattctcaaGTCTTGGTGCTAATTTTGTGCGTGTctattgatttgtgattggtAAACTGCATAGACTAAGTCGATCTATTTGGTTCTGTCTAAAAATATGTAGTTATTTAATAGTAATTCCACAAATGCACGTAGATCAATTATACAGAGATAACATCGACTTACAAACTTAGACTTTGCAAATGTGCGatatatttcatgaatttctattaatttttcCATCAGTGTAAactcaaaataaactaaaaaaatgaaagcacaAATGAAAGAAACGAACAACCtaggatttcaaatatattatgatgaagTACTATCTATAGTTATGGGtatcaatgtttttttttttacaaaacaaTTGATTTACTGACCGAATTGAAccgattattcaattttttaaataaaatcgaaagtttaattttatttaaatttataattgtacgatataatttttaaactttataaaaataactGAATAAAATAACAGAATCATActgaatatatttaaagatatgttaaaaaatatacaatttaattaaaatataatctacatttgaatgaattgtgggtGGTAAATTTCATGCACTtgtgtatgtgtataaataatcatataatatattatatctacaaaagttaaatttgaaagaagtgaatgaaatagaaaataaattaaaaatgagagaCAAGATAGAGTTGATCTGATGGTAAGCACTCCTTATTTCCAACCTTGAGGTTGTGAGTTCAAATCCCCAAGAAAGCATGATGTGGGAGCTCATAGGGAggagtttaaaataaatttgagatgggggtggggggaggataataggaaaattaatcttttttataataataaaattgtccctaattaatacatttaataacaaaataatttttggtatataaaatatagtcattagcgacgatataattttgtcggtagtaataacctttttagtgacaaaacatactattatctacaaaaaatatactttttacgacaaatgaatttgtcacaaatgtttaagcatttggggacgatttttctttttatagttaatataatacttttagcgACGAAACACTAAATCgtctttgtatacttttagagaCACACATTTAGTGACGACTAAGTGATGAATTATTTTTCGTCTCACAAGaattttagtgacgaaatatgatttataaatgatgaaattatttgTCCCTGATAATCGAATTTATTGTAGTGATGTATGGGCTTTAGAAACTGGGCTCATCCAGTTCATAAGCTCAGTACCCTTGAGCTGTATTTAAAGATTGGAGTTTGAGAATTGTGAGATATGTTTTCCAATTTCCACATGACTAAAAACTACCTCTAACGCCAAcctaatataataattatgcGAATTAGTATATCACAATATAAGGAAAGTTACTGAGAGGTCGATCCAAAATAATTGTAttatatctaaaaagtatatataattatgtatatattttatatattaatatacaaaaatataccTTTATTATTCATCATTTTGATGAGAGGttgtttatgtatatatatatatatatatatattacataaacAACCTGTCATCAAAATGATGAATAATAAAGGTATATTTTTGTATCGGATCCCTTCTATAACTagcaaaaattattttgtcactTTCCTAATTTTGcaacttttaaatttcaaaatttaacatgacatatttaaaatcataCGAGTAAAGAATATATTGCTACATATAAtatacattatttaatttaagaccacacAATTCTAACTTCGCAATGGagaaccaaaaaataaatagtcatCAATTGAGAATTGTTGAGAATCTGAACATTACTACCATTGGAGAGAAATTGGAAAGAGAAAAGTAGAATAATAACAAAGTGAAATGAATTGCATTTGCATTAGCAGGGATTTGGttatagattttaaatatttttatttcatttaaaattataaagttaaattttattaatttatatataaaaataatattcatatttgatTGTATTTAAGTACGAGTAAAAAGTGAGTGGGAAGCAAgttgtataaatttttatttaaaatacaacATCAAAGtcgaatttaatttttttatgataaaatatttagaaaaaggTGAAAACTAAGATTTATTGCCAAACGGATCCTTAATGTTTAACCTAAAAAAGGCAAAAATGGCATCAAACTCAGAAAATATCTCGTCCAAAAAAGGCAGTCTGTTTGGACAGTATTGTGGGGACAATCACTCTAATTGCTGCCACTGCCAAATGAACAGCAattgttggaccatttttcgaGGCACTCAAAGAATCATCACAactactttttatatttttaaaaataatttctaattttaaatttttagtttattagtAATAAGATATATtattacataattatataatttattttaaattatctatttaaaaggtcttttcttttttgatatataataTGTCCACTTAAAACAGTTTTTTCATGAATTaatgaattttcttattttttcacGGGATCTGATATCAATATTGGAGACCGACTAATCTAGATTCATGCCGGATAGGGATCCATTTAGAGGGGGAGGGNGGGGAGCACTCTCTACCAAATGATTTTTCCATACCCAGAGTCGATTCCTGAGATATCTTATTAAGGAAATAGTATCTCATTCACAACACCACATTCATTGGTGATAAAATTGGTGATAAATTGATATGAAAAGAGTATCATTTTCATTGTTCTACAATGATTTCCCAAGTCTCATGCTTATTTGGATGATGTTTGAttacatatgaaattttaaaaagatggaaattttgagaaaattataatctaaaataaatgataacttaaatataattatgtaattttatatCTCCGTTTCAAATTATATGACgtgatttttatatacaaaattaattacttttttctattttgttcttAGTAGTAACTATTTTTGTAGACTACACACAAGTCCACATACTAAACGTTTAATGCAAAGAAATTATAACTTAAGATATAAAGGAAAAGTAAATTAGTCAAAAGAATTtagataaatttttataaaagaacatataaaaaataatacatagttTGAAATAGAAGGAGCAGCAATTTTTCAGTAGCGAAAAAAAGAAATGTTAATAATGGTTTGTTAGTGGGAAGAAAGGGATAATGGTTTGACATGTCTAACAGTAGATATTGATTACTTCTTCTATTTTGAATAATAAAGAAAGACCACTGAAAATGCATACAAATTTTCAACCACCACTTTTATAAAAGAGGTGATATATAATACTGTTTTAGAGAATTAAGTCACAGAAATGGCATGTCACTATCACAGatttaaaagtttgtttttCTGAGAATATaagctggaaaaaaaaaaaaaagtaagacgCCGAAAACACAgtaatatataaacatttttagcatatttatgaatttgataatatttaaattacgTATTATTTTTGGAGAAAATTAGTTGATACGATGGTGGTACttatgaaaaatttcaaaacaCAGCAACATTATGTGTTATTATAGtaaatatacaataataacaacTACTTGTGTATTTAAATATTCTAACAACTTCTGTTTAAaacatatacaagtaaaatCTAATATTgtattgcataatttttttcttcaaaaaaggacaaaacttatttaaattactGCGCGAGTATTTTGCCAAAGGAGAAAAACATGTCCCCATCCCACATATATGTTTATTACTTTTACTGATTTTAATAAATAGGTAGTGGGCAGTCTAACCCCACGCTTGAGTAGAAATAAAAAGACATATCTTAGGGTAGAGTAGTGATGAAATTATTTCAtccttaattaaaaatattgagtttgaattttgagtacagaaaaaattatgttaaaagcATCACCTCCAAATATAATAAACCTTGTGATGcatgattcaaatttaattgaagTTCTAAACactgaatgaaaaaaaaaaaaatcataaaagcacacttccaagttcaagttctaacaGTAATTGCGGCTTTTTTTCCCGTCCCCTTATTTTTCTctaaaccaaaatttaattgaatCAAATTCCCTTCCAAATGCTCAAATATCGTCGGCGGAGctggctatatatatatatatataaataataattaaaatctcttataaatatatatttaataaatattggaTTTTTCATGGagactaaaaaatatattaagtaaGAATTGATCCCTTGTCTTTTAGGTTAAGAATTCAACTTTCAACCAAGTGTAATATTTAGCTTTCTTATAATATGGGTGTCAGaagataatattatatatatatatca is part of the Solanum stenotomum isolate F172 chromosome 8, ASM1918654v1, whole genome shotgun sequence genome and encodes:
- the LOC125874024 gene encoding non-specific lipid-transfer protein 2-like — its product is MKRESKLVLVTMLVLMLLAESHISLAATCSPVQLSPCLGAIRSSSPPSKLCCSKIKQQKPCLCQYLKNPTLKKYVNSPGAKKVARSCGVPYPRC